A segment of the Desertibacillus haloalkaliphilus genome:
TCCCTAGATGGAAGTTACGAAATGATTTAAAGCTGCAACCAGATGAAAAAACGATTCTTATATCTGGTGGGGGCTTAGGTTTGGGCAAGTATGAAGAGATCATTCGAACCTTGGAAGAACTACAGCAGAACATTCAAATTTTATGTATGACGGGAACAAATAAAGAGTTAGAAGAGAAGATCCGCCAGTGTAAAAGCAAACATCGGCTACACATAATTTCATATACTAATCAATTCACAAATTATTTACGGGCGAGTGATCTTGTTATTTCAAAAGCAGGTGGATTAACTGTATCAGAAGCTTTAGCTTGTGAGACCCCAATTTTGATTTATCAGCCAGTTCCAGGACATGAAGAAGATAACGCCCAATTTTTAGTTGATTTTGGCACCGCTGTGAAAGCAGAACGAATTGAAGACATTTCTAGTCATTTAGAAGACATGGTGTTTAACGAAGAGACGTAT
Coding sequences within it:
- a CDS encoding glycosyltransferase, whose amino-acid sequence is PRWKLRNDLKLQPDEKTILISGGGLGLGKYEEIIRTLEELQQNIQILCMTGTNKELEEKIRQCKSKHRLHIISYTNQFTNYLRASDLVISKAGGLTVSEALACETPILIYQPVPGHEEDNAQFLVDFGTAVKAERIEDISSHLEDMVFNEETY